A genomic window from Bradyrhizobium lupini includes:
- a CDS encoding cation diffusion facilitator family transporter yields the protein MATESSSKTAVYAALFGNVLVAVTKIGAAAWTGSSAMTSEAVHSLVDTTNEILLLYGYRRASRSPDESHPLGYGRELYFWSFIVALLIFALGAGVSLYQGILHVAAPEPIESPIVSFVVLGLSFLFEGGSWLVALRRFSSDGQRFGYYQAFVRSKDPPAFMVLLEDSAALVGIAIAAAATAAAVLLRQPVWDGIGSIMIGILLAIVSIGLARESKSLLIGEPADPELARSVLDIARRSPGVLRANGLLTVQLSPAEIVAALSIEFADDKRADDIERCVVSIETEIRKRHPSVAALFIKPQTDARYRAVRARRYG from the coding sequence TTGGCAACAGAATCATCCTCGAAGACCGCGGTCTATGCGGCGCTCTTCGGCAATGTCCTGGTCGCGGTCACGAAGATCGGCGCCGCCGCGTGGACGGGAAGTTCGGCCATGACGAGCGAAGCGGTGCATTCGCTCGTCGATACGACCAATGAGATCCTGCTGCTCTACGGCTACCGGCGCGCGAGCCGCTCGCCCGACGAATCCCATCCGCTCGGCTATGGGCGCGAGCTGTATTTCTGGAGCTTCATCGTTGCGCTGCTGATCTTCGCCCTGGGCGCCGGTGTCTCGCTGTATCAGGGCATTCTGCATGTCGCCGCACCCGAGCCGATCGAAAGTCCGATCGTCAGCTTCGTGGTGCTCGGGCTGTCGTTCCTGTTTGAAGGCGGTTCCTGGCTGGTTGCCCTGCGGCGCTTCAGCTCCGACGGCCAGCGGTTCGGGTATTACCAGGCTTTCGTTCGCAGCAAGGATCCTCCGGCATTCATGGTGCTGCTCGAGGACAGCGCGGCGCTGGTCGGCATCGCCATTGCCGCGGCGGCCACTGCCGCGGCCGTATTGCTGCGCCAGCCGGTCTGGGACGGGATCGGTTCGATCATGATCGGGATATTGCTGGCGATCGTGTCGATCGGTCTCGCGCGCGAGAGCAAGAGCCTGCTGATCGGCGAGCCCGCCGATCCGGAACTTGCGCGATCGGTCCTCGACATCGCAAGGCGGTCGCCCGGCGTGCTCAGGGCCAACGGCCTGCTGACGGTGCAGCTGTCGCCGGCCGAAATCGTTGCGGCCCTCAGCATCGAATTTGCGGACGACAAGCGCGCCGACGATATCGAGCGATGCGTCGTTTCGATCGAGACCGAGATACGCAAACGCCATCCAAGCGTGGCCGCCTTGTTCATCAAGCCGCAGACCGATGCTCGCTACCGGGCGGTGCGCGCCAGGCGTTACGGCTAG
- a CDS encoding polysaccharide deacetylase family protein, which yields MSAGAALAALTGIASSEAAECPRKDALGTSRILSVDAKTAPRVGLKSFPQTLELADHEVVLTFDDGPHPPTTSKVLVALAQECVRATFFLIGLHASERPDMVKRIAREGHSIGHHTFSHPFMARIPFDKAKSEIDRGIAAVELALHGTSTTTPATPFFRFPYFEATPAELDLLQSRGIVVFGADLWASDWNEMTPEQELKLVTERLAAAGKGIILFHDPKARTAAIMPAFLRYLRENRYRVVHVVPAGASQKSADAH from the coding sequence ATGTCGGCAGGCGCAGCCCTCGCCGCCCTCACCGGCATCGCCTCGAGTGAAGCCGCCGAGTGCCCGCGCAAGGACGCGCTCGGCACCTCCCGCATTCTGAGCGTCGACGCCAAGACCGCGCCGCGCGTGGGCCTGAAGAGCTTTCCGCAGACGCTGGAGCTTGCCGATCACGAGGTCGTGCTGACCTTCGACGACGGCCCGCATCCGCCGACGACGTCGAAGGTATTGGTGGCACTGGCGCAGGAATGCGTGCGCGCGACCTTCTTCCTGATCGGCCTGCACGCCTCCGAACGCCCTGACATGGTCAAGCGCATCGCGCGCGAGGGCCACAGCATCGGTCACCACACCTTCTCGCACCCGTTCATGGCGCGCATTCCGTTCGACAAAGCGAAGAGCGAAATCGACCGCGGCATCGCGGCCGTCGAGCTGGCTCTGCACGGCACCTCGACAACGACGCCCGCGACCCCGTTCTTCCGCTTCCCCTATTTCGAGGCGACGCCAGCCGAGCTCGACCTGCTCCAGTCCCGCGGCATCGTGGTGTTCGGGGCCGACCTGTGGGCCAGCGACTGGAACGAGATGACGCCGGAGCAGGAATTGAAGCTCGTCACGGAGCGGCTCGCCGCCGCCGGCAAGGGTATCATCCTGTTCCACGATCCCAAGGCGCGTACGGCTGCGATCATGCCGGCCTTCCTGCGGTATCTGAGGGAGAACCGCTATCGGGTGGTTCACGTCGTGCCGGCGGGCGCATCACAGAAGAGTGCCGACGCGCATTGA
- a CDS encoding polysaccharide deacetylase family protein → MIGSSVVARTRSWIVLCLGSFLGGFLGVLTIGSPAIAADCPGHPDALGTSRTLVVDPHEHPRIGTMQYRETLPLKDHEVVLTFDDGPLPKYSNQVLQILADECIKATFFIIGEQAKANPEGVRKLVAAGHTVGTHSMTHPLTMDRMPLDKAEAQINGGIEWTSAAMTDPSKLAPFFRIPGLMRADGVENVLISRGIQVWSADFPADDWRHVSPDRVYQLAIQRLEAKGKGILLLHDIQARTVAALPKIIRDLKARGYRIVHVVPATAEQPATPTTPVEWLLHPPTETTPIARWPAVPNFVFAQTKTLPAPSLADLNAQAAHQPLLPRKTMALANVAATLPVPGRDLFAIPEGSVEVLLSTTLSRRAATRLAMAAEKPPTAKVKAGKWHAHRTARAAHGTPNHAAETEGTAAKSTAPKSAAPKSTAPRPTRVASLKKRAQ, encoded by the coding sequence ATGATCGGAAGTAGCGTTGTTGCTCGGACGCGATCGTGGATCGTCCTTTGCCTTGGCAGCTTTCTTGGCGGATTCCTTGGTGTCCTGACCATCGGCTCGCCGGCCATTGCGGCCGACTGCCCCGGCCATCCGGACGCGCTCGGGACCTCCCGCACGCTCGTGGTCGATCCGCACGAGCATCCCCGCATCGGCACCATGCAGTACCGCGAGACGCTGCCGCTGAAGGACCATGAAGTCGTCCTGACCTTCGACGACGGTCCGTTGCCGAAATATTCCAACCAGGTGCTGCAGATCCTCGCCGACGAGTGCATCAAGGCGACCTTCTTCATCATTGGCGAACAGGCCAAGGCGAACCCGGAAGGCGTGCGCAAGCTGGTCGCAGCGGGCCATACCGTCGGCACCCACAGCATGACGCATCCGCTCACAATGGACCGGATGCCGCTCGACAAGGCCGAGGCGCAGATCAATGGCGGCATCGAGTGGACATCGGCCGCAATGACCGATCCGTCCAAGCTCGCGCCGTTCTTCCGCATTCCCGGCCTGATGCGCGCCGACGGCGTCGAGAACGTTCTGATCTCGCGCGGGATCCAGGTCTGGAGCGCCGATTTCCCGGCGGACGACTGGCGCCATGTGTCGCCCGATCGCGTCTATCAGCTCGCAATCCAGCGGCTTGAGGCCAAGGGCAAGGGCATCCTGCTGCTGCACGACATCCAGGCCCGCACGGTGGCGGCGCTGCCGAAGATTATCCGCGACCTCAAGGCGCGCGGCTATCGCATCGTGCACGTGGTGCCCGCGACCGCCGAGCAGCCGGCGACGCCGACAACGCCGGTGGAATGGCTGCTGCATCCGCCGACCGAGACCACACCGATCGCGCGCTGGCCGGCCGTGCCGAATTTCGTGTTCGCGCAGACCAAGACGCTTCCGGCACCCTCGCTGGCCGACCTCAACGCACAGGCCGCGCACCAACCGCTGCTGCCGCGCAAGACCATGGCGCTCGCCAATGTCGCGGCCACCCTGCCCGTGCCTGGCCGCGATCTCTTTGCGATCCCGGAAGGCTCGGTCGAGGTGCTGCTGTCGACGACCTTGTCGCGGCGCGCCGCGACGCGCCTGGCAATGGCGGCCGAGAAGCCTCCGACGGCCAAGGTCAAAGCCGGCAAGTGGCACGCTCACCGCACCGCGCGCGCTGCTCATGGCACACCGAACCACGCCGCAGAGACCGAGGGCACTGCAGCCAAGAGCACTGCCCCCAAGAGCGCCGCGCCCAAGAGCACAGCGCCGCGCCCGACCCGTGTGGCAAGCCTGAAGAAGCGCGCGCAGTAG
- a CDS encoding four-helix bundle copper-binding protein, with the protein MAQSEDMTRCIALCMSCYQTCLGTAMNHCLETGGKHVEPKHFRLMMACAEMCRTAAHFMLINTPHHRHTCGECAEICSECAEDCERVGGMDECVAMCRSCAQSCRAMAA; encoded by the coding sequence ATGGCTCAATCCGAAGACATGACGCGCTGCATCGCGCTCTGCATGAGCTGCTATCAGACCTGCCTCGGCACCGCGATGAACCATTGCCTCGAGACCGGCGGCAAGCACGTCGAGCCCAAGCATTTCCGCCTGATGATGGCGTGCGCCGAAATGTGCCGGACGGCGGCGCATTTCATGCTGATCAATACGCCGCATCACCGGCACACATGCGGCGAATGCGCCGAAATTTGCAGCGAATGCGCCGAGGATTGCGAGCGGGTCGGCGGCATGGACGAGTGCGTCGCCATGTGCCGCTCCTGCGCGCAATCCTGCCGTGCGATGGCGGCCTGA
- a CDS encoding DNA-binding transcriptional regulator yields MSMRVRLKADGRIVELRDGREFPVQPFPIQPVPNAAPPDTSSLAVRDLRRRACLTQMEFAAKLGVPVETIRNWEQGKRAPRGPARALLAVIAHAPDTVFQALAKA; encoded by the coding sequence ATGAGCATGCGTGTGCGGTTGAAGGCGGACGGACGGATTGTCGAGTTGCGGGATGGGCGGGAGTTTCCGGTCCAGCCGTTTCCAATCCAGCCCGTACCTAACGCAGCGCCGCCCGACACCAGCTCGCTCGCCGTGCGCGATTTGCGCCGCCGTGCCTGCCTGACCCAGATGGAGTTCGCGGCCAAGCTCGGCGTTCCCGTCGAGACCATCCGCAATTGGGAGCAGGGCAAGCGGGCCCCGCGGGGACCCGCCCGCGCGCTGCTCGCTGTGATCGCGCATGCGCCTGACACCGTATTCCAGGCGCTTGCCAAAGCCTGA
- the mgtE gene encoding magnesium transporter: MDEHLDGAASAAESVLDHVPMRNEDGEIRHEFVAEITHAIEAGDSAALRACVAELHEADLGDLIGALEPDDRVRLVELTGRDFDFSALNELDEGVREEILEELPPQTVAEGVRELESDDAVELLETLDQADQEEILEKLPLKERVVLERSLLYPENSAGRRMQTEFIAVPQDFTVGQAIDYMRETPDLPDRFYEIYVVDKEQHWQGAVSLDVLLRARRPVALAELTDEDRRRVSVLEDQEEVARMFGKYNLVAAPVLDTQDRLVGVITVDDVVDVIEEEADEDLKALGGVNSDEELSDTVFTIARARFNWLLVNLATAFLASSVLGLFEGQLEKMVALAVLAPIVASQGGNAATQTMTVAVRALATRELGSSNAWRVVVREGLVGLVNGLAFAVITGVAAVAWFRIPGLGLVIGLAIIVNLFAGALGGILIPMALERVRADPAVASGTFVTTVTDVVGFFSFLGIATLWFGLR; this comes from the coding sequence ATGGATGAACATCTGGACGGTGCCGCATCTGCCGCGGAATCGGTACTCGACCACGTGCCGATGCGCAATGAAGACGGCGAAATTCGTCACGAATTCGTCGCGGAAATTACCCATGCGATCGAGGCCGGCGACAGCGCCGCGCTGCGCGCTTGCGTTGCCGAGCTGCACGAGGCCGATCTCGGCGATCTCATTGGGGCTCTCGAGCCCGACGATCGGGTCCGCCTGGTTGAGCTGACGGGGCGCGATTTCGACTTCTCCGCGCTGAACGAGCTCGACGAGGGCGTGCGCGAGGAGATCCTCGAGGAACTGCCGCCGCAGACGGTCGCGGAAGGTGTGCGCGAGCTCGAATCCGACGACGCGGTCGAGCTGCTGGAAACGCTCGATCAGGCCGATCAGGAGGAGATCCTCGAGAAGCTGCCGCTCAAGGAGCGCGTCGTGCTCGAGCGCAGCCTGCTTTATCCGGAGAACTCCGCCGGCCGCCGGATGCAGACCGAGTTCATCGCCGTGCCGCAGGATTTCACCGTGGGGCAGGCGATCGACTACATGCGCGAGACGCCGGATCTGCCCGACCGGTTCTACGAGATCTACGTCGTCGACAAGGAGCAGCACTGGCAGGGCGCGGTCTCGCTCGACGTGCTGCTGCGCGCCCGCCGCCCGGTGGCGCTTGCCGAGCTGACCGACGAGGATCGCCGCCGCGTCTCCGTCCTGGAGGACCAGGAGGAGGTGGCGCGCATGTTCGGCAAGTACAATCTCGTCGCAGCCCCGGTGCTCGACACCCAGGACCGCCTCGTCGGCGTCATCACCGTCGACGACGTCGTCGACGTCATCGAGGAAGAGGCGGACGAGGACCTCAAGGCGCTCGGCGGCGTCAACAGCGACGAAGAGCTGTCCGACACCGTGTTCACCATTGCACGCGCGCGGTTCAACTGGCTGCTGGTCAATCTCGCCACCGCCTTTCTGGCGTCGTCCGTGCTCGGCCTGTTCGAGGGGCAGCTCGAGAAGATGGTGGCGCTCGCCGTGCTGGCGCCGATCGTCGCAAGCCAGGGCGGCAATGCCGCGACCCAGACCATGACGGTCGCGGTGCGGGCGCTGGCGACGCGCGAGCTCGGCTCCTCCAATGCCTGGCGCGTGGTGGTGCGCGAGGGCCTGGTCGGCCTCGTCAACGGTCTCGCCTTTGCCGTGATCACGGGCGTCGCTGCGGTGGCCTGGTTCAGGATCCCGGGCCTCGGCCTGGTCATCGGGCTCGCCATCATCGTGAACCTCTTCGCCGGCGCACTCGGAGGCATCCTGATCCCGATGGCGCTCGAACGTGTCAGGGCCGATCCGGCCGTGGCCTCCGGCACGTTCGTGACAACGGTCACTGACGTCGTCGGCTTCTTCTCCTTCCTCGGCATCGCGACGTTGTGGTTCGGGTTGAGGTAG